A region from the Phaenicophaeus curvirostris isolate KB17595 chromosome 3, BPBGC_Pcur_1.0, whole genome shotgun sequence genome encodes:
- the SALL3 gene encoding sal-like protein 3 isoform X1, translating into MSRRKQAKPQHLKSDEELQAEVVSEHAVPGEGADDGDSGNESRSGSEETNVCEKCCAEFFKWTDFLEHKKSCTKNPLVLIVNEDEAAPPPAEEFPEPSPASSPSEQAESEATEEGVQAENNDSSEMKNTEKEEEPMEVENSAEKSFQNQSTSNAATPLPQIPEPSSMTSYSMPNTNVTLETLLSTKVAVAQFSQSTRTAASTSISSGVTAVAIPMILEQLMALQQQQIHQLQLIEQIRSQVAMMNRQPLRPSLNSVMAAQAGPGQASNQLQGFATSAAVQLTAVIPSSIVGQAASGQSTAFDSSQHTSRPTSGASTPNISSSGSSAPPESSIPSSSNALTSITPASMSNAPNSASQPQNASALPSIGHGSLTSVSGLPNALLPQTSSNSVIFPNPLVSIAATANALDPLSALMKHRKGKPPNVSVFEPKSSSEDPFFKHKCRFCAKVFGSDSALQIHLRSHTGERPFKCNICGNRFSTKGNLKVHFQRHKEKYPHIQMNPYPVPEYLDNVPTCSGIPYGMSLPPEKPVTTWLDSKPVLPTVPTSIGLQLPPTIPSVNSYGDSPSITPMSRSPQRPSPASSECTSLSPSLNTSESGVPVSAESPQPIQSGSSLTKAEPVTLPPMSMQLGDISAGGQVPTASTSSIPTAVTDSSVATSLPNPVLPAVSDQFKAKFPFGGLLDSMQTSETSKLQQLVENIDKKMTDPNQCVICHRVLSCQSALKMHYRTHTGERPFKCKICGRAFTTKGNLKTHFGVHRAKPPLRVQHSCPICQKKFTNAVVLQQHIRMHMGGQIPNTPLPEGFQDAMDSELSYDEKNVETLSNFDDDIDENSMEEDPELKDTASDSSKPLISYSGSCPSSPPSVISSIAALENQMKMIDSVMNCQQLTSLKSIENGSGESDHLSNDSSSAVGDLESQSAGSPAISESSSSMQALSPVNSNSESFRSKSPGLSNQEEPQEIQLKTEKPDSPPPATENGGALDLTSTNPGRPIIKEEAPFSLLFLNRERGPSQSTPSLVTSTAPTMIKMEVNGHSKPISLGEVPSLPAGIQVPAAPQTVMSPGITPMLAPPPRRTPKQHNCQSCGKTFSSASALQIHERTHTGEKPFGCTICGRAFTTKGNLKVHMGTHMWNNAPARRGRRLSVENPMALLGGDALKFSEMFQKDLAARAMNVDPNFWNQYAAAITNGLAMKNNEISVIQNGGIPQLPVSLGGGAIPPLSNLTSGMDKARTGSSPPIVSLDKASSETGGSRPFTRFIEDNKEIGIN; encoded by the exons ATGTCTCGTCGAAAGCAAGCGAAACCCCAGCATCTCAAATCGGACGAAGAGCTGCAAGCGGAGGTAGTTTCTGAGCACG CAGTCCCAGGAGAAGGAGCAGATGATGGTGATAGCGGGAACGAGAGCAGGAGTGGAAGCGAAGAAACCAACGTTTGTGAGAAATGCTGCGCTGAGTTCTTCAAGTGGACAGACTTCCTGGAGCACAAGAAGAGCTGCACTAAAAACCCCCTGGTGCTGATTGTGAATGAAGATGAAGCAGCTCCACCCCCTGCCGAGGAGTTCCCCGAGCCCTCACCTGCTAGCTCACCTAGTGAACAGGCGGAGAGTGAAGCCACTGAAGAAGGCGTCCAGGCAGAAAACAATGATAGCTCTgagatgaaaaatacagaaaaagaagaagagccAATGGAGGTAGAAAattctgcagagaaaagctTCCAGAATCAAAGCACCTCAAACGCAGCTACTCCTCTACCTCAGATTCCTGAACCATCTTCCATGACAAGCTATAGCATGCCAAACACCAATGTCACGCTAGAAACTCTGCTGAGCACGAAAGTGGCAGTTGCACAGTTCTCGCAGAGCACACGGACTGCTGCTTCCACAAGCATCAGCAGTGGGGTGACAGCCGTGGCCATCCCCATGATCCTGGAGCAGCTCATGgcccttcagcagcagcagattcaCCAGCTGCAGCTAATCGAGCAGATTCGCAGTCAGGTGGCGATGATGAACCGCCAGCCACTACGGCCATCCCTGAACTCGGTCATGGCTGCCCAAGCTGGTCCCGGACAGGCATCCAACCAGTTGCAGGGATTTGCCACCAGTGCTGCTGTCCAGCTCACAGCAGTCATTCCTTCTTCCATTGTGGGGCAGGCCGCCAGCGGTCAGTCCACTGCCTTCGACAGCTCTCAACACACCTCAAGACCTACATCTGGAGCAAGTACACCCAATATTTCCAGCAGTGGCTCTTCTGCTCCACCTGAATCAAGCATACCCTCCTCCTCAAATGCACTTACATCCATAACTCCTGCGTCCATGTCAAATGCTCCTAACAGTGCTTCGCAGCCGCAGAATGCTTCAGCTCTGCCTTCAATAGGACATGGAAGCCTCACCTCGGTGTCCGGCCTGCCAAATGCACTTCTACCTCAGACTTCTTCAAATAGTGTGATCTTCCCCAATCCACTGGTTAGCATTGCTGCGACCGCTAATGCGCTAGATCCTCTCTCTGCCCTTATGAAGCACCGCAAAGGAAAGCCACCAAATGTATCGGTGTTTGAACCCAAGTCAAGCTCTGAGGATcccttttttaaacataaatgtCGATTTTGTGCCAAGGTCTTTGGAAGTGACAGTGCTTTACAAATTCACCTCCGCTCGCATACAGGCGAAAGACCTTTTAAATGTAACATATGCGGAAACCGCTTTTCCACAAAGGGCAATCTGAAAGTTCATTTTCAGAGGCATAAAGAGAAATACCCTCATATTCAGATGAACCCCTATCCTGTTCCAGAATACCTCGATAATGTGCCCACCTGCTCTGGAATCCCATATGGGATGTCGCTGCCCCCTGAGAAGCCGGTCACAACATGGTTGGACAGCAAACCTGTTTTACCAACGGTCCCGACTTCCATCGGGCTGCAGCTGCCCCCAACTATACCCAGTGTGAACAGTTACGGAGACTCTCCAAGTATCACTCCGATGAGCCGGTCACCCCAGAGGCCTTCTCCTGCCTCCAGCGAATGCACTTCTCTATCCCCGAGCCTCAACACTTCTGAGTCAGGTGTTCCAGTGTCTGCTGAATCCCCACAGCCCATTCAGAGCGGCTCATCTCTGACAAAGGCAGAACCTGTCACTCTGCCTCCCATGAGCATGCAGCTTGGGGACATTTCTGCAGGTGGGCAAGTTCCCACAGCTTCGACATCCTCAATTCCTACTGCTGTTACAGACAGTAGCGTTGCAACAAGCCTCCCAAACCCTGTGCTTCCAGCAGTGTCTGACCAGTTTAAGGCAAAGTTTCCATTTGGTGGTCTACTAGACTCTATGCAAACATCAGAAACCTCAAAGCTACAACAGCTCGTGGAAAACATTGATAAGAAGATGACAGATCCAAATCAATGCGTCATTTGTCACCGTGTGCTTAGTTGTCAGAGTGCTCTCAAGATGCATTACAGAACGCATACAGGAGAAAGaccatttaaatgcaaaatttgtGGACGTGCCTTTACTACAAAAGGCAATCTAAAAACACATTTTGGAGTTCATCGAGCAAAGCCACCACTTAGAGTACAGCACTCATGTCCTATTTGTCAGAAGAAATTTACAAATGCAGTTGTTCTTCAGCAGCACATTCGTATGCATATGGGTGGGCAAATTCCAAACACACCACTACCAGAGGGCTTCCAGGACGCCATGGACTCAGAGCTTTCCTATGATGAGAAAAATGTTGAGACGCTGAGCAACTTTGATGATGACATTGATGAAAATTCTATGGAAGAGGACCCGGAACTGAAGGACACAGCAAGTGATTCATCCAAACCCCTTATCTCCTACTCTGGGTCATGTCCTTCTTCGCCACCTTCTGTGATTTCCAGTATTGCTGCTTTGGAGaatcaaatgaaaatgattgaTTCTGTCATGAACTGTCAGCAGCTGACCAGTTTAAAATCCATAGAAAATGGATCAGGGGAAAGTGACCATTTGAGCAATGACTCTTCATCAGCCGTTGGTGATCTTGAAAGCCAGAGTGCAGGCAGCCCTGCAATTTCAGAATCTTCTTCCTCCATGCAAGCTTTGTCTCCTGTAAATAGCAATAGTGAAAGTTTCAGATCAAAGTCTCCAGGTCTCAGTAACCAGGAAGAGCCACAAGAAATACagttaaagacagaaaaaccagACAGTCCGCCACCCGCAACTGAAAATGGAGGGGCATTAGATCTTACATCCACCAACCCGGGAAGACCAATCATCAAAGAGGAAGCTCCTTTTAGCCTGCTGTTCCTGAACAGAGAACGTG GTCCCAGCCAAAGTACTCCTAGCCTGGTCACCAGTACAGCGCCTACCATGATCAAAATGGAAGTGAATGGTCACAGCAAGCCGATCTCTTTGGGTGAGGTTCCCTCGCTTCCAGCTGGAATCCAGGTTCCTGCTGCACCACAGACAGTGATGAGTCCGGGGATCACACCTATGCTGGCACCCCCTCCTCGCCGGACTCCCAAGCAGCACAACTGTCAGTCGTGCGGGAAGACCTTCTCCTCAGCAAGTGCACTGCAGATACATGAGCGCACCCATACTGGTGAAAAACCGTTTGGTTGCACAATCTGTGGTAGAGCTTTTACCACAAAGGGGAATCTTAAG GTTCACATGGGAACTCACATGTGGAATAATGCCCCTGCACGCCGTGGCCGCCGCCTCTCCGTGGAAAACCCCATGGCTCTGCTTGGTGGCGATGCACTCAAGTTCTCAGAGATGTTCCAGAAGGATTTGGCAGCTCGGGCCATGAATGTTGACCCCAATTTTTGGAACCAATATGCTGCAGCTATCACTAATGGACTTGCTATGAAGAACAATGAGATTTCTGTCATACAGAATGGAGGCATTCCCCAGCTCCCAGTAAGTCTAGGTGGAGGTGCCATCCCGCCTCTAAGTAACCTTACCAGTGGCATGGACAAAGCTCGCACAGGCAGCAGCCCTCCAATTGTCAGTCTGGACAAAGCAAGTTCTGAAACGGGAGGCAGTCGTCCATTCACCAGATTTATTGAGGATAATAAAGAGATTGGCATAAATTAA
- the SALL3 gene encoding sal-like protein 3 isoform X2, translating into MSRRKQAKPQHLKSDEELQAEVVSEHVPGEGADDGDSGNESRSGSEETNVCEKCCAEFFKWTDFLEHKKSCTKNPLVLIVNEDEAAPPPAEEFPEPSPASSPSEQAESEATEEGVQAENNDSSEMKNTEKEEEPMEVENSAEKSFQNQSTSNAATPLPQIPEPSSMTSYSMPNTNVTLETLLSTKVAVAQFSQSTRTAASTSISSGVTAVAIPMILEQLMALQQQQIHQLQLIEQIRSQVAMMNRQPLRPSLNSVMAAQAGPGQASNQLQGFATSAAVQLTAVIPSSIVGQAASGQSTAFDSSQHTSRPTSGASTPNISSSGSSAPPESSIPSSSNALTSITPASMSNAPNSASQPQNASALPSIGHGSLTSVSGLPNALLPQTSSNSVIFPNPLVSIAATANALDPLSALMKHRKGKPPNVSVFEPKSSSEDPFFKHKCRFCAKVFGSDSALQIHLRSHTGERPFKCNICGNRFSTKGNLKVHFQRHKEKYPHIQMNPYPVPEYLDNVPTCSGIPYGMSLPPEKPVTTWLDSKPVLPTVPTSIGLQLPPTIPSVNSYGDSPSITPMSRSPQRPSPASSECTSLSPSLNTSESGVPVSAESPQPIQSGSSLTKAEPVTLPPMSMQLGDISAGGQVPTASTSSIPTAVTDSSVATSLPNPVLPAVSDQFKAKFPFGGLLDSMQTSETSKLQQLVENIDKKMTDPNQCVICHRVLSCQSALKMHYRTHTGERPFKCKICGRAFTTKGNLKTHFGVHRAKPPLRVQHSCPICQKKFTNAVVLQQHIRMHMGGQIPNTPLPEGFQDAMDSELSYDEKNVETLSNFDDDIDENSMEEDPELKDTASDSSKPLISYSGSCPSSPPSVISSIAALENQMKMIDSVMNCQQLTSLKSIENGSGESDHLSNDSSSAVGDLESQSAGSPAISESSSSMQALSPVNSNSESFRSKSPGLSNQEEPQEIQLKTEKPDSPPPATENGGALDLTSTNPGRPIIKEEAPFSLLFLNRERGPSQSTPSLVTSTAPTMIKMEVNGHSKPISLGEVPSLPAGIQVPAAPQTVMSPGITPMLAPPPRRTPKQHNCQSCGKTFSSASALQIHERTHTGEKPFGCTICGRAFTTKGNLKVHMGTHMWNNAPARRGRRLSVENPMALLGGDALKFSEMFQKDLAARAMNVDPNFWNQYAAAITNGLAMKNNEISVIQNGGIPQLPVSLGGGAIPPLSNLTSGMDKARTGSSPPIVSLDKASSETGGSRPFTRFIEDNKEIGIN; encoded by the exons ATGTCTCGTCGAAAGCAAGCGAAACCCCAGCATCTCAAATCGGACGAAGAGCTGCAAGCGGAGGTAGTTTCTGAGCACG TCCCAGGAGAAGGAGCAGATGATGGTGATAGCGGGAACGAGAGCAGGAGTGGAAGCGAAGAAACCAACGTTTGTGAGAAATGCTGCGCTGAGTTCTTCAAGTGGACAGACTTCCTGGAGCACAAGAAGAGCTGCACTAAAAACCCCCTGGTGCTGATTGTGAATGAAGATGAAGCAGCTCCACCCCCTGCCGAGGAGTTCCCCGAGCCCTCACCTGCTAGCTCACCTAGTGAACAGGCGGAGAGTGAAGCCACTGAAGAAGGCGTCCAGGCAGAAAACAATGATAGCTCTgagatgaaaaatacagaaaaagaagaagagccAATGGAGGTAGAAAattctgcagagaaaagctTCCAGAATCAAAGCACCTCAAACGCAGCTACTCCTCTACCTCAGATTCCTGAACCATCTTCCATGACAAGCTATAGCATGCCAAACACCAATGTCACGCTAGAAACTCTGCTGAGCACGAAAGTGGCAGTTGCACAGTTCTCGCAGAGCACACGGACTGCTGCTTCCACAAGCATCAGCAGTGGGGTGACAGCCGTGGCCATCCCCATGATCCTGGAGCAGCTCATGgcccttcagcagcagcagattcaCCAGCTGCAGCTAATCGAGCAGATTCGCAGTCAGGTGGCGATGATGAACCGCCAGCCACTACGGCCATCCCTGAACTCGGTCATGGCTGCCCAAGCTGGTCCCGGACAGGCATCCAACCAGTTGCAGGGATTTGCCACCAGTGCTGCTGTCCAGCTCACAGCAGTCATTCCTTCTTCCATTGTGGGGCAGGCCGCCAGCGGTCAGTCCACTGCCTTCGACAGCTCTCAACACACCTCAAGACCTACATCTGGAGCAAGTACACCCAATATTTCCAGCAGTGGCTCTTCTGCTCCACCTGAATCAAGCATACCCTCCTCCTCAAATGCACTTACATCCATAACTCCTGCGTCCATGTCAAATGCTCCTAACAGTGCTTCGCAGCCGCAGAATGCTTCAGCTCTGCCTTCAATAGGACATGGAAGCCTCACCTCGGTGTCCGGCCTGCCAAATGCACTTCTACCTCAGACTTCTTCAAATAGTGTGATCTTCCCCAATCCACTGGTTAGCATTGCTGCGACCGCTAATGCGCTAGATCCTCTCTCTGCCCTTATGAAGCACCGCAAAGGAAAGCCACCAAATGTATCGGTGTTTGAACCCAAGTCAAGCTCTGAGGATcccttttttaaacataaatgtCGATTTTGTGCCAAGGTCTTTGGAAGTGACAGTGCTTTACAAATTCACCTCCGCTCGCATACAGGCGAAAGACCTTTTAAATGTAACATATGCGGAAACCGCTTTTCCACAAAGGGCAATCTGAAAGTTCATTTTCAGAGGCATAAAGAGAAATACCCTCATATTCAGATGAACCCCTATCCTGTTCCAGAATACCTCGATAATGTGCCCACCTGCTCTGGAATCCCATATGGGATGTCGCTGCCCCCTGAGAAGCCGGTCACAACATGGTTGGACAGCAAACCTGTTTTACCAACGGTCCCGACTTCCATCGGGCTGCAGCTGCCCCCAACTATACCCAGTGTGAACAGTTACGGAGACTCTCCAAGTATCACTCCGATGAGCCGGTCACCCCAGAGGCCTTCTCCTGCCTCCAGCGAATGCACTTCTCTATCCCCGAGCCTCAACACTTCTGAGTCAGGTGTTCCAGTGTCTGCTGAATCCCCACAGCCCATTCAGAGCGGCTCATCTCTGACAAAGGCAGAACCTGTCACTCTGCCTCCCATGAGCATGCAGCTTGGGGACATTTCTGCAGGTGGGCAAGTTCCCACAGCTTCGACATCCTCAATTCCTACTGCTGTTACAGACAGTAGCGTTGCAACAAGCCTCCCAAACCCTGTGCTTCCAGCAGTGTCTGACCAGTTTAAGGCAAAGTTTCCATTTGGTGGTCTACTAGACTCTATGCAAACATCAGAAACCTCAAAGCTACAACAGCTCGTGGAAAACATTGATAAGAAGATGACAGATCCAAATCAATGCGTCATTTGTCACCGTGTGCTTAGTTGTCAGAGTGCTCTCAAGATGCATTACAGAACGCATACAGGAGAAAGaccatttaaatgcaaaatttgtGGACGTGCCTTTACTACAAAAGGCAATCTAAAAACACATTTTGGAGTTCATCGAGCAAAGCCACCACTTAGAGTACAGCACTCATGTCCTATTTGTCAGAAGAAATTTACAAATGCAGTTGTTCTTCAGCAGCACATTCGTATGCATATGGGTGGGCAAATTCCAAACACACCACTACCAGAGGGCTTCCAGGACGCCATGGACTCAGAGCTTTCCTATGATGAGAAAAATGTTGAGACGCTGAGCAACTTTGATGATGACATTGATGAAAATTCTATGGAAGAGGACCCGGAACTGAAGGACACAGCAAGTGATTCATCCAAACCCCTTATCTCCTACTCTGGGTCATGTCCTTCTTCGCCACCTTCTGTGATTTCCAGTATTGCTGCTTTGGAGaatcaaatgaaaatgattgaTTCTGTCATGAACTGTCAGCAGCTGACCAGTTTAAAATCCATAGAAAATGGATCAGGGGAAAGTGACCATTTGAGCAATGACTCTTCATCAGCCGTTGGTGATCTTGAAAGCCAGAGTGCAGGCAGCCCTGCAATTTCAGAATCTTCTTCCTCCATGCAAGCTTTGTCTCCTGTAAATAGCAATAGTGAAAGTTTCAGATCAAAGTCTCCAGGTCTCAGTAACCAGGAAGAGCCACAAGAAATACagttaaagacagaaaaaccagACAGTCCGCCACCCGCAACTGAAAATGGAGGGGCATTAGATCTTACATCCACCAACCCGGGAAGACCAATCATCAAAGAGGAAGCTCCTTTTAGCCTGCTGTTCCTGAACAGAGAACGTG GTCCCAGCCAAAGTACTCCTAGCCTGGTCACCAGTACAGCGCCTACCATGATCAAAATGGAAGTGAATGGTCACAGCAAGCCGATCTCTTTGGGTGAGGTTCCCTCGCTTCCAGCTGGAATCCAGGTTCCTGCTGCACCACAGACAGTGATGAGTCCGGGGATCACACCTATGCTGGCACCCCCTCCTCGCCGGACTCCCAAGCAGCACAACTGTCAGTCGTGCGGGAAGACCTTCTCCTCAGCAAGTGCACTGCAGATACATGAGCGCACCCATACTGGTGAAAAACCGTTTGGTTGCACAATCTGTGGTAGAGCTTTTACCACAAAGGGGAATCTTAAG GTTCACATGGGAACTCACATGTGGAATAATGCCCCTGCACGCCGTGGCCGCCGCCTCTCCGTGGAAAACCCCATGGCTCTGCTTGGTGGCGATGCACTCAAGTTCTCAGAGATGTTCCAGAAGGATTTGGCAGCTCGGGCCATGAATGTTGACCCCAATTTTTGGAACCAATATGCTGCAGCTATCACTAATGGACTTGCTATGAAGAACAATGAGATTTCTGTCATACAGAATGGAGGCATTCCCCAGCTCCCAGTAAGTCTAGGTGGAGGTGCCATCCCGCCTCTAAGTAACCTTACCAGTGGCATGGACAAAGCTCGCACAGGCAGCAGCCCTCCAATTGTCAGTCTGGACAAAGCAAGTTCTGAAACGGGAGGCAGTCGTCCATTCACCAGATTTATTGAGGATAATAAAGAGATTGGCATAAATTAA